In Cryptomeria japonica chromosome 10, Sugi_1.0, whole genome shotgun sequence, a genomic segment contains:
- the LOC131055713 gene encoding heat shock cognate 70 kDa protein: protein MARKVKDKAIGIDLGTTYSCVGVWQHDRIEIIANDQGNRTTPSMVAFTPDERLVGEAANFQISTNPTHTVYDVKRLIGRRYNDPLVQSDKQLWPFTIIPGKNEKPMIEVTYKGEKKPFAAEEISSMVLVKMKMIAEQYLQCGVKKAVITVPAYFNDSQKRATKDAGKIAGLDVMRIINEPTAAAITYGFDALEEGTRNILVFDLGGGTFDVSIVTVERGKVEVKAVGGDMHLGGGDFDNRVLNYCVQLFNKKYKVDMGRNPKVLRRLRSECERAKRSLSSAVETVIDIDSLYEGQDFHTKIRRAKFEELNADLFDKCMQLVKQCLQDSKLSKHQINDIVLVGGSSRIPKVQELLSQFFEGKELCKSVNPDEAVAYGAALQAAVLNKEIIHLVLMDVTPLSLGVAVSNGVMSVVVPRNTPIPTLKEKYFTTKYDNQTSVNISIYEGERALVAHNNLLGEFVLHGIPPARCGVPNIRECFLVDVEGILTVSAQDVGTGRINRITVTNERERLSKVEIDRMVADAKIFRKEDEEMAKKHLAKNTLECYICNMKSRLMEAKSRGTIQTRVADDISGALNMVEEWLDENDNATIEKFEAKLNELSLKCKCLT, encoded by the coding sequence ATGGCCAGGAAGGTCAAAGATAAGGCTATTGGCATTGATCTCGGGACAACTTACAGCTGTGTGGGAGTGTGGCAGCATGACAGAATTGAAATTATTGCTAATGACCAAGGAAACAGAACCACTCCCTCCATGGTTGCTTTCACCCCCGATGAAAGACTTGTTGGAGAAGCTGCCAACTTTCAGATTTCAACTAATCCTACCCACACTGTGTATGATGTTAAGAGACTCATTGGAAGAAGATACAATGATCCCTTGGTGCAGTCTGACAAACAATTGTGGCCCTTCACTATCATTCCCGGTAAGAATGAGAAGCCTATGATTGAAGTGACATATAAAGGTGAGAAAAAGCCATTTGCGGCTGAGGAAATCTCGTCCATGGTGTTGGTAAAAATGAAGATGATAGCCGAGCAATACCTCCAGTGTGGTGTGAAGAAAGCTGTGATTACCGTGCCTGCTTATTTTAATGATTCACAGAAGCGAGCAACTAAAGATGCCGGTAAGATTGCAGGGCTTGATGTCATGCGGATCATCAATGAACCCACGGCTGCAGCAATAACTTATGGCTTTGATGCATTGGAAGAAGGAACAAGAAACATTCTAGTTTTCGACCTTGGAGGAGGTACCTTTGACGTATCTATTGTTACAGTGGAAAGAGGTAAGGTTGAAGTAAAAGCTGTTGGAGGCGACATGCATTTGGGAGGTGGGGATTTTGACAATAGGGTGCTCAATTATTGTGTTCAGCTCTTCAACAAAAAGTATAAAGTGGACATGGGTAGAAATCCCAAAGTTCTTCGGAGACTACGCTCAGAGTGCGAGAGGGCAAAAAGAAGTTTGTCTTCGGCAGTAGAAACTGTAATTGACATAGATAGCCTGTATGAAGGGCAAGATTTCCACACAAAGATCAGAAGAGCCAAGTTTGAGGAGCTCAACGCTGACCTATTTGACAAATGCATGCAATTAGTGAAGCAATGCCTGCAAGACTCCAAGCTTAGCAAACACCAAATAAACGACATTGTATTAGTAGGAGGCTCATCACGTATACCCAAGGTTCAGGAGTTGTTAAGTCAATTCTTTGAGGGAAAGGAGCTCTGCAAAAGTGTAAATCCAGACGAGGCAGTTGCTTATGGTGCAGCTCTGCAGGCAGCTGTACTCAACAAGGAAATCATTCACTTAGTCTTGATGGACGTCACTCCTCTGAGCCTTGGAGTTGCAGTTAGCAATGGTGTAATGAGTGTAGTAGTTCCCCGCAATACTCCCATTCCTACTCTGAAGGAGAAATATTTCACCACAAAGTATGACAACCAGACAAGTGTAAATATTTCAATTTATGAAGGCGAGAGAGCTTTGGTTGCACACAATAATTTGCTTGGCGAATTTGTCCTCCATGGGATTCCACCTGCCCGGTGTGGGGTGCCAAACATAAGAGAGTGTTTTCTAGTGGATGTAGAGGGAATTCTTACAGTCTCTGCCCAGGATGTGGGAACAGGGAGAATCAATCGAATTACTGTTACAAATGAGCGTGAGAGACTGAGCAAGGTGGAGATAGATAGAATGGTGGCTGATGCAAAGATATTCCGAAAAGAGGATGAAGAAATGGCAAAGAAGCATTTGGCCAAAAACACTCTAGAATGTTATATTTGCAACATGAAAAGTAGGCTAATGGAGGCCAAGAGCAGGGGAACAATACAGACACGTGTTGCAGATGATATCAGTGGGGCACTAAATATGGTTGAGGAATGGCTAGATGAGAATGACAATGCAACAATTGAGAAATTTGAAGCCAAATTGAACGAATTGTCATTGAAATGTAAGTGCTTAACATAA